The following coding sequences are from one Wenzhouxiangella sp. AB-CW3 window:
- the frr gene encoding ribosome recycling factor — protein MLDDIKKDADARMGKSVTALKSELARIRTGRAHPSLLEHITVDYYGSEVPLNQAANVTVEDARTLSVVPFDRSMIGKIEKAIMTSDLGLNPTTAGTNIRVPLPVLTEERRQELAKVVHAEGEQAKIAIRNIRRDANTQLKDFHKDKELTEDDVRRGETLIQQITDQHVDEVDKLVAGKEQELMEI, from the coding sequence ATGCTCGATGACATCAAGAAAGACGCCGATGCACGCATGGGCAAAAGTGTGACCGCCCTGAAGTCGGAACTGGCCCGAATTCGCACCGGACGTGCTCATCCCAGCCTGCTGGAACATATCACCGTGGACTACTACGGGTCCGAGGTGCCACTCAACCAGGCTGCCAATGTCACTGTCGAGGATGCCCGCACCCTGAGCGTGGTGCCCTTCGACAGGTCCATGATCGGCAAGATCGAAAAGGCGATCATGACCTCCGATCTCGGCCTCAACCCCACTACCGCCGGCACCAATATTCGCGTGCCGCTGCCGGTGCTGACCGAGGAACGCCGCCAGGAGCTGGCCAAGGTCGTTCATGCCGAGGGGGAGCAGGCCAAGATCGCCATTCGCAACATCCGGCGTGACGCCAATACCCAGCTCAAGGACTTCCACAAGGACAAGGAGCTGACCGAGGACGATGTACGGCGCGGCGAGACTCTCATCCAGCAGATCACTGATCAGCACGTCGATGAAGTCGACAAGCTGGTTGCGGGCAAGGAACAGGAGTTGATGGAAATCTGA